In a genomic window of Candidatus Chazhemtobacterium aquaticus:
- a CDS encoding glycosyltransferase family 4 protein, which yields MKILMLTPYLPYPDSSGGQIRTQNLLKHLKKKHDITLVSLIKDPTETQYIPILEKNFCKKVKVCLRSRKPFTLKNIIKTGFSLQPFLVVRNFSKQAQQAIAYELANNHYDLIHVETFYAMPHIPSGTKVPVVLVDQTIEFKVYQHYVKEVAPLPLRPLLNIDVLKLKHWERFYWRRANRVIAVSDKDKEEILRLEPNLRVDIVPNGVNLDFFKQKTSWKTSKPTILFVGNFHWLQNIEAAQTLITKILPLVKKKLPQARVWIVGQHQPDSLKALASDSVLISDIAEDDADSIVKAYKEADIFCTPIKGPGGTRLKNLAAMASRLPIVSSSVGMAGLGINPGEHAIITDSPKSMATAIIDLVNNPKKAESLTLASRRYVEQNFSYQVIADKLSRIYQQVSSQTP from the coding sequence ATGAAAATCTTAATGCTCACCCCATATCTTCCATATCCAGACTCTTCTGGTGGACAGATCCGCACTCAGAATTTACTGAAACACCTCAAGAAAAAACATGACATCACCCTAGTTTCTTTAATTAAAGACCCGACCGAAACACAATATATCCCAATTTTAGAAAAAAACTTTTGCAAAAAAGTTAAGGTCTGTCTGCGTTCCCGTAAGCCTTTTACGCTAAAAAACATCATCAAAACCGGTTTTTCGCTTCAGCCATTCTTAGTTGTTCGCAATTTTTCCAAGCAAGCCCAGCAAGCCATTGCCTACGAGCTAGCCAACAATCATTACGACCTCATCCATGTCGAGACTTTTTACGCCATGCCTCACATTCCCTCCGGAACAAAAGTTCCAGTCGTATTGGTTGATCAGACCATTGAGTTCAAGGTCTACCAGCACTATGTTAAGGAAGTTGCCCCGCTACCTCTACGACCTCTTCTAAACATTGATGTTCTAAAATTAAAGCACTGGGAACGCTTCTACTGGCGTCGGGCCAATCGGGTTATTGCTGTGTCCGACAAAGACAAGGAAGAAATCTTAAGACTAGAACCAAATCTTCGCGTTGATATTGTTCCCAATGGAGTCAATCTTGATTTCTTCAAACAAAAAACATCCTGGAAAACCAGCAAACCGACCATCCTCTTTGTCGGTAATTTCCATTGGCTTCAAAATATTGAAGCAGCCCAGACTTTAATCACCAAGATCCTGCCTTTAGTTAAGAAAAAACTCCCCCAAGCTCGTGTCTGGATTGTTGGTCAGCACCAACCCGATTCGCTAAAAGCCTTGGCCTCCGACTCTGTCTTAATCTCAGATATTGCCGAAGATGATGCCGACAGTATTGTCAAAGCCTACAAAGAGGCTGATATTTTTTGTACTCCCATTAAAGGCCCAGGTGGCACCAGATTGAAAAATCTAGCTGCTATGGCCAGTCGTCTTCCCATTGTCAGTTCATCTGTTGGTATGGCTGGCTTAGGTATTAATCCAGGCGAACATGCCATTATTACCGACTCACCCAAATCCATGGCTACTGCCATCATTGATCTAGTAAACAACCCCAAAAAAGCCGAGTCACTCACTCTCGCTTCTCGCCGTTATGTCGAGCAAAACTTTAGTTATCAGGTCATTGCTGATAAACTAAGTCGCATCTATCAGCAAGTATCCAGCCAGACACCATGA
- a CDS encoding glycosyltransferase family 2 protein, whose amino-acid sequence MSLSIIIVSYNTKQLLSDCLKSVYKSQSPKDGLEVIVVDNNSPDDSVQMVEADFPQVKLIANQDNKGFAAANNQAAAIAQGKYLLFLNSDTKLTPHALVKPLKYLRTHQDVGAITVKLLLPTGQIDLDNHRGFPTPWTALTKMLRLNTLFPNSRLFNNYYQSYKGYDRIHSIDVAAGSYIMLSKKLFDKIGGWDESYFFYGEDIDLCYRIRQTGKKIIYYPKVTTIHYKGASSGLRKESANKARPPKATRIKVAKASTQAMKIFYRKFYQNQYPFFITYPILLAITLLGWLRVIKHQLT is encoded by the coding sequence ATGAGCCTGTCTATCATCATCGTCTCCTACAACACCAAGCAGCTGCTATCAGACTGCCTCAAATCAGTCTATAAATCTCAGAGTCCCAAAGATGGTCTCGAGGTTATAGTTGTTGATAATAACTCGCCTGATGACTCAGTCCAAATGGTCGAGGCGGATTTTCCCCAAGTTAAATTAATTGCCAATCAAGACAACAAAGGTTTTGCTGCTGCCAACAATCAGGCTGCCGCCATCGCCCAAGGCAAATACTTGCTCTTTCTAAACTCAGACACCAAGCTTACTCCTCACGCCTTAGTCAAACCTTTAAAATATCTCCGCACTCACCAGGATGTTGGTGCCATCACCGTCAAGCTACTTTTACCCACTGGCCAGATCGATCTTGATAATCACCGAGGTTTCCCCACTCCCTGGACTGCTCTTACCAAGATGTTAAGACTAAATACCCTCTTTCCCAATAGTCGTCTCTTTAACAACTACTACCAAAGCTACAAAGGCTACGACCGTATTCACTCCATCGATGTGGCCGCTGGTTCCTACATCATGCTCTCCAAAAAACTTTTCGACAAAATTGGCGGTTGGGACGAGAGCTACTTCTTTTACGGAGAAGATATCGACCTCTGCTACCGCATTCGCCAAACTGGCAAAAAAATCATCTACTATCCCAAAGTCACTACCATCCATTACAAAGGTGCCAGCTCTGGCTTAAGAAAAGAATCAGCCAACAAAGCTCGTCCGCCCAAGGCCACTCGCATCAAGGTGGCCAAGGCCTCGACCCAGGCCATGAAAATTTTCTATCGCAAGTTCTATCAAAACCAGTACCCCTTCTTCATCACCTACCCCATCCTTCTAGCCATCACCCTGCTTGGCTGGCTTAGAGTTATCAAGCACCAACTAACTTAA
- a CDS encoding glycosyltransferase family 4 protein: MKIGIDARLYGPKHTGIGRYVQELVSQLIPLSPKDQFIIFGDPKLLSDLESFSNVTIVPLKTPIYSLAEQLINPFIFYSHHLDLLHVPHFNAPLLYFKKTIITIHDLIKHLSTGPDTTTLPSWQYRIKHLAYRFLISRNLKTSTAIITPSHYWKNYLITQLKVPSAKIFVTYEAVNAGLKPVDTPDKTLLKKYSLKKPYIIYTGNLYPHKNVNLLINAVNSFNANHSLNLKLGIIAGRSAFHKRVTKSDAIVPLGYVPDQDLPHIYAQALALVQPSLIEGFGLTGLEAMKLKTPVVSSNATCLPEVYGQAALYFDPYDQQDLEEKISWIVKEHDLRQRLVDRGLSHVTQFSWTKTARQTLKAYKYAFK, encoded by the coding sequence ATGAAAATCGGTATCGACGCCCGCCTCTATGGCCCCAAACACACCGGCATCGGCCGTTATGTCCAGGAGCTGGTTAGTCAGCTCATCCCTCTCTCTCCCAAAGACCAGTTTATTATTTTCGGTGATCCCAAACTCCTCTCTGATCTAGAGTCCTTCTCCAACGTCACCATCGTTCCTCTCAAGACCCCTATCTACTCGCTTGCCGAGCAACTCATCAATCCCTTCATTTTCTACTCCCATCATCTTGATCTGCTCCACGTTCCCCACTTTAACGCTCCCTTGTTGTACTTCAAAAAAACTATCATCACCATCCACGACCTAATCAAACATCTCTCCACTGGCCCCGACACTACCACCTTGCCTTCCTGGCAGTATCGCATCAAGCACCTAGCCTATCGCTTCCTTATCAGTCGCAATCTTAAAACCTCTACCGCTATCATCACTCCTTCTCACTACTGGAAAAACTATCTCATCACTCAATTAAAGGTGCCCTCAGCCAAAATCTTTGTCACCTACGAAGCGGTTAACGCTGGTCTCAAACCAGTCGATACTCCAGACAAAACCTTGCTTAAAAAATACTCCCTCAAAAAGCCCTATATCATCTACACCGGCAATCTCTACCCCCACAAAAACGTCAATCTCCTCATTAACGCCGTCAATTCTTTTAACGCCAATCACTCTCTTAACCTTAAACTCGGTATCATTGCCGGCCGTTCTGCTTTTCACAAACGGGTTACTAAAAGCGATGCCATTGTCCCTCTAGGCTACGTACCCGACCAGGACTTACCCCACATATATGCACAAGCCCTTGCCTTAGTTCAGCCATCGTTAATCGAGGGCTTTGGTTTAACTGGTCTTGAAGCCATGAAATTAAAAACCCCAGTTGTCAGTAGCAACGCCACCTGTTTACCCGAGGTTTATGGCCAGGCCGCCCTCTACTTTGACCCATACGACCAGCAGGATCTGGAAGAAAAAATTTCCTGGATTGTTAAGGAACATGACTTAAGACAGCGCTTGGTTGATAGGGGACTGTCCCATGTCACTCAGTTCAGCTGGACCAAGACTGCTCGTCAGACTCTCAAGGCCTACAAATATGCGTTCAAGTAA
- a CDS encoding glycosyltransferase yields the protein MRSSNLNDLKIALVYDRVNKFGGAERVIQQLHQLFPKAPLYTLVYDPAKATWASGMDVRPSFLNLPFLRSHHELLAPLAPLAFETFNFNDYNLVISITSESAKAVITKPNTLHVCYCLTPTRYLWSGRQEYLTHPGLGILSPLVKRYLHKNIKKYQKNDLYLSHRPDHYIAISQEVQSRIRRYYHRPSSVIYPPINYDYFSRAPRLKRTHYLFVSRLVPYKKADLVINAFAHPSLQSSNLIVVGSGSQSSSLKRQATHNVKFLSSVSDQQLRRLYASAKALIFPSHEDFGLVPLEAQACGTPVLAYNQGGAQETVIEGKTGLFFTSQTIKAIINAITKFEKQTTISSVLCRKNAARFSPLVFQHQLSATLKILWQKHQQTYM from the coding sequence ATGCGTTCAAGTAATCTAAACGACTTAAAAATTGCCTTAGTATACGATCGAGTTAACAAGTTTGGCGGGGCCGAGCGAGTCATTCAACAACTCCATCAACTCTTTCCCAAAGCTCCTCTCTATACCCTTGTTTACGACCCAGCAAAGGCTACCTGGGCCTCCGGTATGGATGTTCGTCCCAGTTTCCTTAATCTTCCATTCCTGCGTTCCCATCATGAACTCTTAGCCCCTCTTGCCCCCCTAGCTTTTGAGACCTTTAACTTTAATGATTATAATTTGGTCATCTCCATCACCAGCGAATCAGCCAAAGCCGTTATCACCAAGCCTAATACTCTGCATGTCTGTTACTGCCTTACTCCCACCCGCTATCTCTGGTCGGGACGGCAAGAGTATTTAACACACCCCGGTTTGGGTATCTTATCTCCTCTAGTGAAAAGATATTTGCACAAGAACATAAAAAAATATCAAAAAAACGATCTTTACCTTTCTCATCGACCTGATCACTACATCGCCATCTCCCAAGAGGTTCAATCAAGGATAAGACGCTACTATCACCGACCCTCATCCGTTATCTATCCACCCATTAACTACGACTATTTCTCCAGAGCACCTAGATTAAAACGGACTCACTATCTCTTCGTCAGTCGCTTAGTTCCTTACAAAAAAGCCGATTTGGTCATCAACGCTTTTGCCCATCCCAGCCTTCAATCATCCAACTTAATCGTGGTTGGCTCAGGTTCTCAAAGCTCATCACTTAAACGCCAAGCTACTCACAACGTCAAGTTCCTCTCCTCTGTCTCTGACCAACAATTAAGGCGTCTTTATGCTTCCGCCAAAGCCTTGATTTTTCCTTCCCATGAGGACTTTGGACTTGTCCCCCTTGAGGCTCAGGCCTGCGGCACGCCGGTTCTTGCCTACAACCAGGGCGGTGCCCAAGAAACTGTCATTGAGGGCAAAACAGGCCTCTTCTTTACCTCTCAGACAATCAAAGCTATCATCAATGCCATCACTAAATTCGAAAAGCAAACCACCATATCCTCCGTTCTCTGCCGCAAAAACGCCGCTCGTTTCTCGCCCCTTGTCTTTCAACATCAATTATCTGCTACATTAAAAATACTATGGCAAAAGCACCAGCAAACCTATATGTAG
- a CDS encoding mannose-1-phosphate guanylyltransferase, translating into MAKAPANLYVVIIAGGVGTRLWPKSRKALPKQFFHLDGDLSLSQLTYQRLKGFIPDDHIYVVAPAHYRSQIQKNLPQIPKQNRLLEPVKQGTTAANLLSASVIYHRDPNAIVHLLVADDYLQDIPRFHRMSSLAAQQAADDSVIVFGVKPRSPHTGFGYIKTGKKLSTHGDIQVFKALKFVEKPDERRARRYVSSSNYYWHGSGFAAPVQLILDTLSASPQINSIVTKINQHVASGKSLNRPAFLKLYKQITKDPIETTFLEKVKSTKMITLEDTWNDVGSWAQVYEIFPKDAQRNVILGNPKNVVTRNSFHNLIFASDRLIAITDMEGMVIVDTGDALLACPMVNAQNVKALVEILKSLKLDKLI; encoded by the coding sequence ATGGCAAAAGCACCAGCAAACCTATATGTAGTTATCATCGCCGGCGGTGTTGGCACCCGTCTCTGGCCCAAATCAAGGAAGGCTCTGCCCAAGCAATTCTTCCACCTTGATGGCGATTTATCCTTAAGTCAATTAACCTACCAAAGGCTAAAAGGCTTTATACCCGATGATCACATTTACGTAGTTGCTCCTGCCCATTACCGATCTCAGATTCAAAAGAATTTACCCCAGATCCCTAAACAAAACCGGCTTTTAGAGCCGGTTAAACAAGGTACTACTGCCGCCAACTTGTTAAGTGCCTCGGTTATCTACCATCGTGACCCCAATGCTATCGTTCACCTCCTAGTTGCCGACGACTATCTTCAAGACATTCCCCGTTTCCATCGCATGTCTAGTCTAGCTGCCCAGCAAGCCGCTGATGACTCGGTCATAGTTTTCGGCGTCAAGCCCCGTTCACCTCACACCGGCTTTGGCTATATCAAAACCGGTAAAAAGCTCTCTACTCATGGGGATATTCAGGTTTTCAAAGCCCTAAAATTTGTTGAGAAACCCGACGAAAGAAGAGCTCGTCGTTACGTTAGCTCCAGTAATTACTACTGGCATGGTTCTGGTTTTGCTGCCCCAGTTCAGCTCATTCTTGATACCCTTTCGGCCAGTCCTCAGATCAACTCGATTGTCACCAAGATTAACCAGCACGTTGCTTCTGGTAAGAGCCTTAACCGGCCCGCTTTCCTTAAGCTATACAAACAGATCACCAAGGACCCCATCGAGACAACCTTTCTAGAGAAAGTTAAATCCACCAAGATGATTACTCTGGAGGATACCTGGAATGATGTTGGCAGCTGGGCGCAGGTTTATGAGATCTTTCCCAAAGATGCTCAGCGCAATGTTATCCTAGGCAATCCCAAGAATGTCGTCACCCGAAACTCCTTCCACAATCTCATCTTCGCCAGTGATCGCCTCATCGCTATCACCGACATGGAGGGCATGGTTATAGTTGATACTGGTGACGCTCTTCTGGCCTGCCCCATGGTTAATGCCCAGAATGTTAAAGCTTTAGTCGAAATTCTAAAATCATTAAAACTAGACAAATTAATTTAA
- a CDS encoding sugar transferase encodes MFYDLAKRLLDLLAALTLIVLFVPVWIIVPLLIKFDSAGPIFFLQKRLGKNGRVFKIIKFRTMRTDAEEYWKNHPKLYQKFKKQSWKLTLDEDPRVTKLGRVLRQTSIDEFPQVFNVLLGSMSLIGPRPIRDIEAKDAIRRYGKKIKEQIDTSLTVKPGISGPWQVSGRNDIPWDKRLKIDAQYASRRNLLDDLRIILKTPLAMISKW; translated from the coding sequence ATGTTCTACGATCTAGCCAAACGCTTACTTGATCTACTCGCCGCCCTCACTCTCATTGTCCTCTTCGTCCCCGTTTGGATCATTGTGCCACTCTTAATCAAGTTTGACTCAGCAGGTCCCATCTTCTTTCTTCAGAAGCGTCTTGGTAAAAATGGCCGGGTCTTTAAGATCATCAAATTTCGCACCATGCGTACCGACGCCGAGGAATACTGGAAGAATCACCCCAAACTCTACCAGAAGTTCAAGAAACAAAGCTGGAAGCTTACCCTAGATGAAGATCCTCGTGTTACCAAGTTAGGCCGGGTTCTTCGCCAAACCTCGATAGACGAGTTTCCCCAGGTCTTCAACGTTCTACTTGGTAGTATGAGTTTAATCGGTCCCCGTCCCATCCGTGATATCGAAGCCAAAGACGCTATCAGGCGGTATGGTAAGAAGATTAAAGAGCAGATTGATACAAGTCTAACCGTCAAACCAGGTATCTCCGGCCCCTGGCAAGTCTCTGGTCGCAACGACATTCCCTGGGACAAGCGTCTAAAAATTGACGCCCAATATGCTAGTCGTCGCAATCTTTTAGATGACCTGCGCATCATTCTCAAGACCCCTCTGGCCATGATCAGCAAATGGTAG
- a CDS encoding DUF4012 domain-containing protein, with protein MQLKKLDLSEGVSAAEDVKPVSDPDVSSTDPVKPAPDTSKSEPTDPKTLKTRRSLKKPLIILSVILLLLLITTAALAIPAYLMMTPAKLTLSSAQNAAAALQSQDLAATQSELVAAKDHLVKTQQQYRYLSWTKYVPIIRNYYLDGERGLQGAYHAIEAGQSLAVAIEPYADLLGFKVSTESAQPDATSAEERIVFLAQTLEAISPQLEQVAKDLDLARDQINQIDPNRYPVTVANKPIRANVKKLQETLSAAHLALTEAKPLIALLPDLLGQNGEKVYMLLFQNDAELRPTGGFMTAYAYVKVDRGKLTPLDSYDIYDLDARWNKILPAPDPIKKYLPLVNNWNLRDMNLSPDFKVSMETFLKHYQEIPGVRQIDGIIALDTQVPVELLKVLGPIGVGGWGEFSAENDPRCDCPQVVYALENIATRPTNYIREDRKAVLGPLMHSIIANAMGSPKSTWPQLLNVGLNALKEKHLLLYFPQESSQTSAEGFNAAGRIRSFEGDYLHINDTNFAGAKSNMFITQTVEQDITLDANGSVTKTVTITYDNPHPPSNCDLETAGLCLNGVYRDWVRLYVPKGSTLTEVVGSEVAAVTNEDLGKTVFEAFFTLRPQSSSKLVFTYQLPDTYSTPFPMLIQKQPGKPNITHSIIFNGQPVEYTVQGDLEITLP; from the coding sequence ATGCAACTCAAGAAGCTTGATCTAAGTGAAGGTGTTTCTGCTGCCGAGGATGTTAAACCTGTATCAGATCCAGACGTATCATCAACTGATCCGGTCAAACCTGCTCCTGACACATCAAAATCTGAACCAACTGATCCCAAAACACTCAAGACTCGTCGTAGCCTTAAAAAACCCTTAATTATTCTCTCAGTTATACTCCTGCTTCTTCTTATAACCACGGCCGCCCTAGCTATTCCTGCCTATCTCATGATGACTCCCGCCAAGCTTACCTTAAGCTCTGCTCAAAATGCCGCCGCCGCTCTTCAAAGTCAGGACCTGGCTGCCACCCAATCAGAGTTAGTTGCTGCCAAGGATCACCTAGTCAAAACTCAACAACAGTATCGCTATCTCTCCTGGACCAAGTATGTCCCCATCATTCGCAACTACTACCTTGATGGTGAACGAGGCCTACAAGGTGCCTATCACGCCATCGAAGCTGGTCAATCCCTGGCCGTTGCCATCGAGCCCTATGCCGACCTACTTGGCTTTAAAGTCAGTACTGAGTCGGCTCAACCGGATGCTACCTCAGCCGAGGAGCGCATTGTTTTCTTGGCCCAGACTCTGGAAGCCATCTCTCCGCAACTAGAACAGGTAGCCAAGGATCTTGACCTGGCTCGTGACCAGATCAACCAAATTGATCCCAACCGCTATCCGGTTACCGTTGCCAACAAACCAATTCGCGCCAATGTCAAAAAACTTCAGGAAACCCTCTCTGCAGCCCATCTGGCTCTAACCGAAGCCAAGCCCTTGATTGCTCTCTTGCCTGACCTGCTTGGCCAAAACGGCGAAAAAGTATATATGCTTCTTTTCCAAAACGATGCTGAGCTTCGCCCCACCGGAGGCTTTATGACTGCCTACGCTTATGTCAAGGTTGATCGAGGCAAATTGACCCCGCTTGATTCTTACGATATCTACGATCTGGATGCTCGCTGGAACAAAATCCTACCCGCCCCCGATCCCATCAAAAAATACCTGCCTCTGGTCAACAACTGGAATCTTCGTGATATGAATCTGAGTCCCGACTTCAAGGTTAGTATGGAAACCTTTCTAAAACATTACCAAGAAATTCCCGGGGTCAGACAGATCGATGGTATCATCGCCCTTGATACCCAGGTTCCAGTAGAATTACTCAAAGTTCTAGGCCCCATCGGCGTTGGCGGCTGGGGAGAGTTCAGTGCTGAAAATGATCCCCGTTGTGATTGTCCGCAGGTTGTATATGCCCTGGAAAATATCGCCACCAGACCCACCAACTATATCCGTGAAGACAGAAAGGCTGTTTTAGGTCCTTTAATGCATTCCATTATTGCCAATGCCATGGGTTCGCCCAAATCCACCTGGCCTCAGCTACTTAATGTTGGCCTCAATGCCTTAAAGGAAAAGCATCTTTTGCTTTACTTCCCGCAGGAGTCTTCTCAAACCTCAGCCGAGGGCTTTAATGCTGCCGGCCGTATTCGTTCCTTTGAGGGTGATTATCTCCACATCAACGACACCAACTTTGCCGGTGCCAAGTCCAATATGTTCATCACCCAGACTGTTGAGCAAGACATCACCCTAGACGCCAATGGTTCTGTCACCAAGACCGTCACTATTACTTACGACAACCCTCATCCGCCCAGCAACTGTGACCTCGAGACAGCCGGCCTCTGTCTTAACGGAGTTTACCGAGACTGGGTCAGACTTTATGTTCCTAAAGGATCTACCCTAACCGAGGTGGTTGGTTCTGAAGTAGCTGCCGTCACTAACGAGGACTTAGGTAAAACCGTTTTTGAAGCCTTCTTTACTCTAAGGCCCCAGTCATCCAGCAAATTAGTCTTTACCTACCAGCTGCCCGACACTTACTCCACTCCTTTCCCCATGCTCATCCAAAAACAACCTGGCAAACCCAATATCACCCACTCCATTATCTTCAACGGCCAGCCTGTTGAGTACACCGTTCAGGGTGATCTGGAGATTACCCTTCCATGA
- the recO gene encoding DNA repair protein RecO: protein MSELKNFSDQAVVIKRHNFGEADRIVTLFTLKHGKLVAVAKGVRKSTSRKAPHIEPFSYSSLYFATTRGMPIITQAETINSFDHIRNNLQTTRLAFHAIEVIDKIFVEQQAQPEAFHQLLKLLTLLDQSNLITQTDQELALTQFHKDLLSDLGFGMPRHQDAKSLLDYIEHIIDRRLTASKHLS from the coding sequence ATGAGCGAGTTAAAAAACTTCTCTGATCAAGCTGTTGTCATCAAAAGACATAACTTCGGTGAGGCCGATCGCATTGTTACCCTGTTTACCCTCAAACATGGTAAGTTAGTCGCCGTCGCCAAGGGGGTGAGAAAATCCACTTCCAGAAAAGCGCCTCATATCGAGCCGTTTTCGTACTCCAGTCTCTACTTTGCCACCACCAGAGGCATGCCCATCATTACTCAAGCCGAGACCATCAACAGCTTTGACCACATCAGGAACAATCTTCAAACTACCAGGTTGGCCTTTCACGCCATCGAGGTTATCGACAAAATCTTTGTCGAACAGCAAGCCCAGCCAGAAGCCTTTCACCAACTTCTAAAACTACTAACCCTGCTTGACCAATCCAACCTTATCACCCAGACCGATCAGGAACTCGCCCTCACTCAGTTTCACAAAGATCTTTTAAGTGACTTAGGTTTCGGCATGCCCAGACATCAAGACGCCAAGTCCTTACTAGATTACATTGAGCACATCATTGACCGCCGCTTGACCGCCAGCAAACACCTTTCTTAA
- a CDS encoding glycine--tRNA ligase — MADDKLLEKVVALSKRRGFIFPGSDLYGGLANTYDLGPRGVELNRNLINLWWKEFVHKRPEVYGLDTAILMSPKVWEASGHTASFSDSLIDCKNCHYRTRADHLIEDKYPDTKVEGKSLEELEAIIQDKHILCPKCGQFDWTSPRLFNQLFETQVGIITGEKNTAYLRGETAQGMFVDFKQVIDSIHPRLPFGLAQAGKVFRNEITMGKFTFRVLEFDLAEFEYFVEEKDWEQWFEFWKEEVTRFAHMLGVTDDKLRWRPHTSDELSHYSKRTEDLEYKYPFGYKEWFAVAYRTNFDLKNHSEKSGVDLSYTDPKTNRKFIPHVIEPTFGITRSLTTILINSYYEDKQKNRVMLKLPYKLAPYQAAVFPLLSNKEDLVNKARQVQTLLYDRFVVDWDDRGNIGKRYYSQDEIGTPFCITVDFDTLEKETVTVRDRDTALQETVSIGKLAKYLDEKLN, encoded by the coding sequence ATGGCTGATGACAAACTTCTAGAGAAAGTAGTAGCGCTCTCCAAGCGTCGTGGTTTTATCTTCCCCGGATCCGATCTTTACGGTGGTTTGGCCAACACCTATGACCTAGGTCCCAGGGGTGTTGAGTTAAATCGCAATCTAATCAATCTCTGGTGGAAAGAGTTCGTCCACAAGCGTCCCGAGGTTTACGGTCTTGATACCGCCATCCTCATGAGTCCCAAAGTCTGGGAAGCCAGCGGCCACACAGCTTCTTTCTCCGACTCTCTCATCGACTGTAAAAACTGCCACTATCGCACCCGAGCTGATCACCTCATCGAAGACAAATACCCTGATACCAAAGTTGAGGGTAAGTCACTTGAGGAGCTTGAAGCCATTATTCAAGACAAGCACATCCTCTGTCCTAAGTGTGGTCAGTTTGACTGGACTTCTCCTCGTCTCTTCAACCAGCTCTTCGAGACCCAAGTCGGTATCATCACCGGGGAGAAAAACACCGCTTACCTAAGAGGGGAGACCGCTCAAGGTATGTTTGTTGACTTCAAACAGGTTATTGACTCCATCCATCCCCGTCTGCCTTTTGGTTTGGCCCAAGCTGGTAAAGTTTTCCGAAACGAGATCACCATGGGCAAGTTCACCTTTAGAGTCCTAGAGTTTGACCTAGCTGAGTTTGAGTACTTTGTTGAGGAAAAAGACTGGGAGCAATGGTTTGAGTTCTGGAAAGAAGAGGTTACTCGTTTCGCTCACATGCTTGGTGTTACCGATGACAAACTCCGTTGGCGTCCTCACACCTCCGACGAACTAAGCCACTACAGCAAACGCACCGAGGATCTTGAGTACAAGTACCCCTTTGGTTACAAAGAATGGTTTGCTGTTGCTTACAGGACTAACTTTGATCTCAAAAACCACTCAGAAAAATCTGGTGTTGATCTCTCATACACCGACCCCAAGACCAACCGCAAATTCATTCCCCACGTCATCGAGCCCACTTTTGGTATCACTCGCTCTCTCACCACCATTCTTATTAACTCCTACTACGAAGACAAACAAAAAAATCGAGTTATGCTCAAGCTTCCCTACAAGCTAGCCCCTTACCAGGCCGCCGTTTTTCCTCTCCTATCTAACAAAGAAGACCTGGTCAACAAAGCCAGACAAGTCCAGACTCTTCTCTACGATCGCTTTGTGGTTGACTGGGATGATCGAGGCAACATCGGTAAGCGCTACTACTCCCAAGATGAAATCGGCACTCCTTTCTGTATCACTGTTGACTTTGACACTCTCGAGAAAGAGACCGTTACGGTAAGAGACCGGGACACCGCTCTCCAGGAGACCGTCTCCATTGGTAAGCTTGCCAAATACCTTGACGAGAAGTTAAATTAA
- the mraZ gene encoding division/cell wall cluster transcriptional repressor MraZ, producing the protein MFIGRYYHNLENKGRLAIPKSFRSQLKSGGVITRGLDGCLFLFPASSWKKLSAKLASLPLTNPAARNFTRLLVQQATPLELDSQGRTLIPDHLRSQANLTKKIVVAGALTRIEIWDQSRYHSHLEKLEQDSSQIETAISELNI; encoded by the coding sequence ATGTTTATTGGCCGTTACTACCACAATCTCGAAAACAAAGGCCGTCTCGCCATTCCCAAGAGCTTTCGTTCCCAACTAAAATCTGGTGGCGTCATCACCAGAGGTCTGGATGGGTGCCTTTTTCTTTTCCCCGCTTCATCCTGGAAGAAGCTCTCCGCCAAGCTGGCCTCCCTTCCCTTAACCAATCCAGCAGCCAGGAACTTCACTCGATTGCTAGTCCAACAAGCAACACCACTCGAATTGGATTCACAGGGACGCACCTTGATCCCAGACCATCTTCGATCACAGGCCAACTTAACCAAAAAGATAGTCGTAGCCGGAGCTCTGACTCGCATTGAGATCTGGGACCAAAGCCGCTATCATTCGCACCTTGAGAAGTTAGAACAAGATTCAAGCCAAATCGAGACTGCCATTAGTGAGCTAAATATATGA